CGCTCAGCTTCCGCAGGGTGTGAGCCGGGCGATGCCGGCCTCGTAGAGCGCGTGCGCCGCCCGCAGGACGAGTTCGTCGCGATGGCGGGCGGCCACGATCTGGAGGCCGATCGGCAGGCCGTCCCCGTCCGTGCCGACGGGGACGGTCGCCGCCGGCTGCTGGGTCAGGTTGAAGGGGTAGGTGAACGGCGTCCAGCCGGTCCACCGGCGGTGCCCCGACCCCTTGGGGACCTCGGCGCCCGCCTCGAAGGCCGTGATCGGGAGGGTCGGGGTGAGCAGGAGGTCGTAGGAGTCGTGGAAGCGGCCCATCCGGCGGCCCAGTTCCATCCGGACGTCCACCGCGGCCAGATAGTCCAGCGCCGACATCCGGGCACCGACGCCGCAGATCTCCCTGAGGCCCGGATCGAGCAACTCCCGCTGATGAGGCCCCAGATGCTGGGTCACCCGGGCCGCCCCGGTGAACCACAGGGCGTGGAAGGCGTCCACCGGATCCGTGAAGTCCGGGTCGGTCTCCTCGACCCACGCCCCCAGCCCCGCCAGCCGCTCCACCGCCCGCCGTACCGCCGCCGCGACCGCCGGGCGCACCGCCACCTGACCGCCCAGGGACGGGGAGTAGGCGACGCGCAGACCGCGCACCCCGCCGGACAGGGCCGCGGCGAAGGAGCCCGGGGCCGGCGGGAGCGCCGACCAGTCGCGGGAGTCGGGCGCGCCGATGACGTCCAGGAGCAGGGCCGCGTCGGCCGCGTCGCGGGTCATCGGGCCGACGTGCGCCAGGG
The DNA window shown above is from Streptomyces chartreusis and carries:
- a CDS encoding amidase produces the protein MTDLTALTAVQLLDGYRKGDFSPLDATRATLERAERIQPEVNAFVRLTADEALARAGESAERWRRGEPAGLLDGVPVTVKDILLLRGSPTLRGSKTVVDKGHWPEDAPSVARLRAHGAVFLGKTTTPEFGWKGVTDSPLSGVTRNPVDPSRTAGGSSGGAAAAVALGAGPLALGTDGGGSVRIPAAFCGIFALKPTYGRVPLYPASAFGTLAHVGPMTRDAADAALLLDVIGAPDSRDWSALPPAPGSFAAALSGGVRGLRVAYSPSLGGQVAVRPAVAAAVRRAVERLAGLGAWVEETDPDFTDPVDAFHALWFTGAARVTQHLGPHQRELLDPGLREICGVGARMSALDYLAAVDVRMELGRRMGRFHDSYDLLLTPTLPITAFEAGAEVPKGSGHRRWTGWTPFTYPFNLTQQPAATVPVGTDGDGLPIGLQIVAARHRDELVLRAAHALYEAGIARLTPCGS